From Novosphingobium decolorationis, one genomic window encodes:
- a CDS encoding amino acid permease, whose product MLGPRKTLESLAHRETGHSLAKTLSWPHLVALGVGAIVGTGIYTLTGVGAERAGPAVILAFAIAGAVCACAALAYAEMATLIPAAGSAYTFSYAAMGETVAWIVGWSLILEYSLACSTVAVGWSGYLVGWIQSAGVPLAEMLLTGPFTGGLINLPAVLVALAIMGMLIGGTRESATLNIILVIIKLAALSVFVAIALPAFQADNLQPFMPYGFGSSEIGGAKRGVMAAAAIVFFAFYGFDAVATSAEEAKNPGRDLTIGIIGSMLVCTVIYMAVAFAAVGALPFQELGHSAEPLALVLRALDQPFAAHVIALAAIIALPSVILVMMYGQSRVFFVMARDGLLPRALARINPKTGAPTRITLMTGVSIALVAGIFPLDKIAEMANAGTLIAFIAVGACLMIMRRREPALPRLFRCPQPYLVGTLAIAGCAYLLFSLPTDTLIRFAIWNVAGLIFYCLYSRPRSSAGRDLAAQRA is encoded by the coding sequence ATGCTCGGACCGAGAAAGACACTCGAATCTCTCGCTCACCGCGAAACCGGGCATAGCCTTGCCAAGACCCTGAGCTGGCCGCACCTCGTGGCCCTGGGGGTCGGCGCCATCGTCGGCACGGGTATCTACACGCTGACAGGCGTGGGCGCCGAGCGTGCAGGTCCCGCAGTGATCCTGGCCTTCGCCATTGCGGGCGCGGTCTGCGCCTGCGCGGCGCTCGCCTATGCCGAGATGGCCACGCTGATCCCGGCGGCGGGCAGCGCCTATACCTTCAGCTACGCGGCCATGGGCGAGACCGTCGCCTGGATCGTGGGCTGGAGCCTGATCCTGGAATACTCGCTCGCCTGCTCGACCGTGGCGGTGGGCTGGTCGGGCTATCTGGTCGGCTGGATCCAGTCGGCGGGCGTGCCGCTGGCCGAGATGCTGCTGACAGGCCCGTTCACCGGCGGCCTCATCAACCTGCCCGCCGTCCTGGTTGCGCTTGCCATCATGGGCATGCTGATCGGGGGCACGCGCGAGAGCGCGACGCTCAACATCATACTCGTCATCATCAAGCTTGCCGCGCTCAGCGTCTTCGTCGCGATCGCCCTTCCCGCCTTCCAGGCCGACAATCTCCAGCCCTTCATGCCCTATGGCTTTGGCAGCAGCGAGATCGGCGGTGCCAAGCGCGGGGTCATGGCGGCCGCGGCCATCGTCTTCTTTGCCTTCTACGGCTTCGATGCGGTGGCCACCTCGGCCGAGGAAGCCAAGAACCCGGGCCGCGACCTTACCATCGGCATCATCGGCTCGATGCTGGTGTGCACGGTGATCTACATGGCGGTGGCCTTTGCCGCCGTGGGCGCGCTCCCGTTCCAGGAACTGGGCCACAGCGCCGAGCCGCTCGCGCTGGTGCTGCGCGCGCTCGACCAGCCCTTTGCCGCGCACGTCATCGCGCTCGCCGCGATCATTGCGCTGCCCTCCGTCATCCTGGTGATGATGTACGGGCAGAGCCGCGTGTTCTTCGTCATGGCGCGCGACGGGCTGCTGCCGCGCGCGCTTGCCCGGATCAACCCGAAGACCGGTGCGCCCACGCGCATCACGCTGATGACCGGTGTGTCCATCGCGCTGGTTGCGGGGATCTTCCCGCTCGACAAGATCGCCGAGATGGCGAACGCGGGCACGCTCATCGCCTTCATCGCGGTCGGCGCGTGCCTCATGATCATGCGCCGCCGCGAGCCCGCGCTGCCGCGCCTGTTCCGCTGCCCGCAGCCCTACCTTGTCGGCACGCTCGCCATTGCGGGCTGCGCCTACCTGCTCTTCAGCCTGCCCACCGACACGCTCATCCGCTTTGCGATCTGGAACGTTGCCGGGCTGATCTTCTACTGCCTCTACAGCCGCCCGCGCAGCAGCGCCGGGCGCGATCTGGCCGCCCAGCGCGCCTGA
- a CDS encoding glycoside hydrolase family 27 protein codes for MSRSAVIAAALAAVALPFAPAAQAKTPFDGVWLFDEAPDRPGVTMMEVRSKGDAIEGEVTTQWYGPVTMQNARLEDGTLTFEATNINDWDHPTRTWHVAMADGKVQLTGQIWFSEIDETGHKGTAKDAKARAFAFTELPEMGAPIPGTLAPTPPMGWSSWNKFDEHIDDATVRAMADAMVATGLRDAGYTYINIDDGWQGTRDASGALQPNAKFPDMKALTDYVHARGLKIGIYSSQGPKTCAGYEGSYGHVKQDAQTFADWGFDYLKYDLCSGEWFYNDRDTVVRSYYEMGKALRETGRDILFSLCEYGRFEVGSWGRDVGGELWRTTGDITDDYKTMAEIGFDHNGKPEHAGPHGWNDPDMLEIGNGGMSADEYRTHMSLWAMSAAPLMMGHDLRETSADMLAILANRRVIAVDQDTRGIQGQAVRTEGTTEVWAKPLADGSVALALFNRAEAPITATMSAGDAGLASVSKVEDLWSGAVTSGLAGSYEVPAHGVVMLRVTA; via the coding sequence GTGTCACGTTCCGCCGTGATTGCCGCCGCGCTTGCCGCCGTGGCCCTTCCCTTTGCGCCCGCCGCGCAGGCCAAGACCCCGTTTGACGGCGTCTGGCTGTTCGACGAGGCCCCCGACCGCCCCGGCGTCACCATGATGGAGGTGCGCTCCAAGGGCGATGCCATCGAGGGCGAAGTCACCACCCAGTGGTATGGCCCGGTCACGATGCAAAACGCGCGCCTCGAAGATGGCACGCTCACCTTCGAGGCCACCAACATCAACGACTGGGACCACCCAACCCGCACCTGGCACGTCGCCATGGCGGACGGAAAGGTCCAGCTGACCGGCCAGATCTGGTTCAGCGAGATCGACGAGACCGGCCACAAGGGCACCGCGAAGGACGCGAAGGCGCGCGCCTTCGCGTTCACCGAACTGCCCGAGATGGGCGCGCCGATCCCCGGCACGCTGGCCCCCACCCCGCCGATGGGCTGGTCGAGCTGGAACAAGTTCGACGAGCACATCGACGATGCCACGGTGCGCGCGATGGCCGACGCCATGGTCGCGACCGGCCTGCGCGACGCTGGCTACACCTACATCAACATCGACGATGGCTGGCAGGGCACGCGCGATGCCAGTGGCGCGCTGCAGCCCAACGCCAAGTTCCCCGACATGAAGGCGCTGACCGACTACGTCCACGCGCGCGGCCTCAAGATCGGCATCTACTCCTCGCAAGGGCCCAAGACCTGCGCGGGTTACGAGGGCAGCTACGGCCACGTGAAGCAGGACGCGCAGACCTTTGCCGACTGGGGCTTCGATTACCTCAAGTACGACCTGTGCTCGGGCGAGTGGTTCTACAACGACCGCGACACCGTGGTGCGCAGCTACTACGAGATGGGCAAGGCGCTGCGCGAGACGGGCCGCGACATCCTCTTCTCGCTGTGCGAGTACGGCCGCTTCGAGGTCGGCAGCTGGGGCCGCGATGTCGGTGGCGAACTGTGGCGCACGACCGGCGACATCACCGACGACTACAAGACGATGGCCGAAATCGGCTTCGATCACAACGGCAAGCCCGAGCACGCCGGCCCCCACGGCTGGAACGACCCCGACATGCTGGAAATCGGCAACGGCGGGATGAGCGCGGACGAATACCGCACGCACATGTCGCTCTGGGCCATGTCGGCCGCCCCGCTGATGATGGGCCATGACCTGCGCGAGACGAGCGCAGACATGCTGGCGATCCTCGCCAACCGCCGCGTCATTGCGGTCGATCAGGACACGCGCGGCATCCAGGGCCAGGCCGTGCGCACCGAGGGTACGACCGAAGTCTGGGCCAAGCCGCTCGCCGACGGGTCGGTGGCGCTGGCCCTCTTCAACCGCGCCGAGGCGCCGATCACCGCGACGATGAGCGCGGGCGATGCGGGCCTGGCGAGCGTGTCGAAGGTCGAGGATCTGTGGTCGGGCGCGGTCACGTCGGGCCTTGCGGGAAGCTACGAAGTCCCCGCGCACGGCGTAGTGATGCTGCGCGTCACCGCGTAA
- a CDS encoding DPP IV N-terminal domain-containing protein → MSAASRSPLLGLALALSVAVPALATGLLASPAHAEPTRAEIARSVHLREDWQYLTRGIAWPASWTPDSTAFSYRRTVEGGFAFETVALDGLTRAPSFDHARLAEGLGHLLGHEIAPLRLPFEEFSFTDAARQTIRFHIDYTPYECDLADYTCRKLSSPGRPRGFGVVRDLSVPADNTPRVSPDGALEALVEDSNLLVRSAQGGEVRLRTATGTEGNFYDPETIAWSPDSRHLMIYRVRPGFARHVLRVEAAPAGQLQPGLQTQLYPKPGDAIDQEQPVLVDVATGVVTEIDPALFPNPYELSAPRWRRDGESAEFDYMQRGFQEAKVIAVDAATGRAHAAVTETADTFVFGEKRFVHDVDGLGKELLWTSERDGNRHIYLVDGKSGKVARQITRGDWVVREVVRVDDAARRIWFAASGMTPGEDPYFVHYYRVDFDGRNLVALTPERANHQARFAPDMRHFVDTYSRVDAPEVTVLRRAEDGANVAEIARGDITRLTEAGFRPPEVFTAKGRDGTSDIWGLVVRPRDYDPAKSYPVIENIYAGPHDSFVPKSFWPFGYHSGGDKVIGMQALADLGFIVVQIDGMGTANRSKAFHDVAWKNLADSGFPDRIAWHRALAAHDPSYDISRVGIYGASAGGQSTLNALLFHGDFYKAGFALAGCYDNRMDKISWNEQWLGWPVDASYLAASGVEHADKLRGRLFMVVGEQDSNVDPASTMQVVDALITADKDFDLLVVPGGEHSTGRSSGPIDYVTRRQFDFFVDALQTHGAEAAAL, encoded by the coding sequence ATGTCCGCTGCGTCCCGTTCCCCGCTCCTTGGCCTTGCGCTGGCGCTCTCGGTTGCCGTTCCCGCGCTCGCGACGGGGCTTCTCGCCTCTCCGGCCCACGCCGAGCCCACCCGCGCCGAAATCGCACGTTCGGTACACCTGCGCGAGGATTGGCAGTACCTGACGCGCGGCATTGCCTGGCCCGCCAGCTGGACGCCGGACAGCACGGCCTTCTCCTACCGCCGCACGGTGGAAGGCGGCTTTGCCTTCGAGACGGTGGCGCTGGACGGCCTGACCCGCGCGCCCTCCTTTGACCATGCCCGGCTCGCCGAAGGTCTGGGCCACCTGCTCGGCCACGAGATCGCGCCGCTGCGCCTGCCGTTCGAGGAGTTCAGCTTCACCGACGCCGCGCGCCAGACGATCCGCTTCCATATCGATTACACGCCCTACGAATGCGATCTGGCCGACTACACCTGCCGCAAGCTGTCCTCTCCTGGACGCCCGCGCGGCTTTGGCGTGGTGCGCGATCTCTCGGTGCCCGCCGACAACACCCCGCGTGTCTCACCCGATGGCGCGCTGGAGGCGCTGGTAGAGGACAGCAACCTCCTTGTGCGCAGCGCGCAAGGGGGCGAAGTGCGCCTGCGCACGGCGACAGGGACCGAGGGCAACTTCTACGATCCCGAGACCATCGCCTGGTCGCCCGACAGCCGCCACCTGATGATCTACCGCGTGCGCCCGGGCTTCGCGCGCCATGTGCTGCGCGTCGAGGCGGCGCCTGCGGGACAGCTGCAGCCGGGCCTGCAGACCCAGCTTTACCCCAAGCCCGGCGATGCCATCGACCAGGAGCAGCCCGTCCTCGTCGATGTGGCGACCGGCGTGGTGACCGAGATCGACCCCGCGCTCTTTCCCAACCCCTACGAACTCTCCGCCCCGCGCTGGCGGCGCGATGGTGAGAGCGCCGAGTTCGACTACATGCAGCGCGGTTTCCAAGAGGCCAAGGTGATCGCCGTCGACGCCGCCACGGGCCGCGCGCACGCCGCCGTGACGGAGACAGCGGACACCTTCGTCTTTGGCGAAAAGCGCTTCGTCCACGACGTAGATGGCCTGGGCAAGGAACTGCTCTGGACCTCCGAGCGCGATGGCAACCGCCACATCTACCTTGTCGATGGAAAGAGCGGGAAGGTGGCCCGTCAGATCACCAGGGGCGACTGGGTCGTGCGCGAGGTCGTGCGGGTGGACGATGCGGCGCGCCGGATCTGGTTTGCCGCAAGCGGCATGACCCCGGGCGAGGACCCTTACTTCGTGCACTATTACCGGGTTGATTTCGACGGGCGCAACCTTGTCGCCCTGACGCCCGAGAGGGCCAACCACCAGGCCCGCTTCGCGCCCGACATGCGCCATTTCGTCGACACCTATTCGCGCGTCGATGCGCCCGAAGTCACCGTGCTGCGCCGCGCCGAGGATGGCGCGAACGTGGCCGAGATCGCGCGAGGGGACATCACGCGGCTCACCGAAGCAGGCTTCCGGCCCCCGGAAGTCTTCACCGCCAAGGGGCGCGATGGCACGAGTGACATCTGGGGCCTTGTCGTGCGCCCGCGCGACTACGATCCGGCCAAATCGTACCCGGTCATCGAGAACATCTACGCCGGGCCCCACGACAGCTTCGTGCCCAAGAGTTTCTGGCCCTTTGGCTACCATTCGGGCGGCGACAAGGTGATCGGGATGCAGGCGCTGGCGGACCTGGGCTTCATCGTCGTCCAGATCGACGGCATGGGGACGGCCAACCGCTCCAAGGCGTTCCACGACGTGGCCTGGAAGAACCTGGCCGATTCCGGCTTTCCCGACCGCATCGCCTGGCACCGTGCGCTCGCCGCACACGATCCCTCCTACGACATTTCGCGCGTGGGGATCTACGGCGCGTCGGCGGGCGGGCAGAGCACGCTCAACGCGCTCCTTTTCCATGGCGACTTCTACAAGGCGGGCTTTGCGCTGGCGGGCTGCTACGACAACCGCATGGACAAGATCAGCTGGAACGAGCAGTGGCTCGGCTGGCCGGTCGATGCGTCCTACCTTGCGGCCTCGGGCGTGGAGCACGCCGACAAGCTTCGGGGCCGCCTCTTCATGGTGGTGGGCGAGCAGGACAGCAACGTCGATCCGGCCTCGACGATGCAGGTGGTCGATGCGCTCATCACGGCGGACAAGGATTTCGACCTGCTGGTCGTGCCGGGCGGCGAACATTCGACCGGCCGTTCGAGCGGCCCGATCGACTATGTGACGCGCCGCCAGTTCGATTTCTTCGTGGACGCGCTGCAGACCCACGGCGCCGAGGCCGCCGCGCTCTGA
- a CDS encoding 4-hydroxyproline epimerase: MRHTFFCIDGHTAGNPVRLVAGGAPLLKGATMSERRQDFLERFDWIRTGLCFEPRGHDMMSGGFLYPPTDPANDIGILFIETSGCLPMCGHGTIGIITFGLEHGLIQPATPGSLRVEVPAGLIEIAYTVEGAKVTSVRITNVPSYVAARGIEIDVEGLGPLTVDVSYGGNYYAIVEPQGAYTGLEAMSASEILTLSPRVREAVRAAFEPVHPLDPTIRGVSHVLWADVPQGEGADGRNAVFYGDKAIDRSPCGTGTSSRLAHLAGQGKLKVGDRFVHESYIGSQFIGRVEKEVTLGDTPAIVPSIEGSAIATGFNTIWIDREDRFWDGFQVT; this comes from the coding sequence ATGCGACACACCTTCTTCTGCATCGATGGTCACACAGCCGGGAACCCCGTCCGCCTTGTCGCGGGCGGGGCTCCGCTGTTGAAAGGGGCCACGATGTCCGAGCGCCGCCAGGACTTCCTGGAGCGCTTCGACTGGATCCGCACCGGGCTGTGCTTCGAGCCGCGCGGCCACGACATGATGTCGGGCGGGTTCCTCTATCCCCCGACCGATCCCGCCAACGACATCGGCATTCTCTTCATCGAGACCTCGGGCTGCCTGCCGATGTGCGGGCACGGGACCATCGGCATCATCACCTTCGGGCTTGAGCATGGCCTGATCCAGCCCGCGACACCGGGCAGCCTGCGCGTGGAGGTCCCCGCCGGGCTCATCGAGATCGCCTACACCGTCGAAGGCGCGAAGGTGACCTCGGTGCGCATCACCAATGTGCCTTCCTATGTCGCCGCGCGCGGGATCGAGATCGACGTGGAGGGGCTCGGCCCGCTCACCGTCGATGTCTCCTACGGGGGCAACTACTATGCCATCGTCGAGCCGCAGGGCGCCTACACGGGCCTCGAGGCGATGAGCGCGAGCGAGATCCTCACCCTCTCGCCGCGCGTGCGCGAGGCGGTGCGCGCCGCGTTCGAGCCGGTCCATCCGCTCGACCCCACCATCCGCGGCGTCAGCCATGTCCTGTGGGCCGACGTTCCGCAAGGCGAGGGCGCGGACGGGCGCAACGCGGTGTTCTACGGCGACAAGGCCATCGACCGCAGCCCGTGCGGGACGGGCACGTCCTCGCGCCTGGCCCACCTGGCCGGGCAGGGCAAGCTCAAGGTCGGGGACCGCTTCGTCCATGAAAGCTACATCGGCAGCCAGTTCATCGGACGCGTCGAGAAGGAGGTCACGCTGGGCGACACGCCCGCCATCGTGCCCTCGATCGAAGGCTCGGCCATAGCCACCGGGTTCAACACCATCTGGATCGACCGCGAGGACAGGTTCTGGGACGGTTTCCAGGTCACCTGA
- a CDS encoding dihydrodipicolinate synthase family protein, whose amino-acid sequence MSIDWKGVFPAVTTQVREDLSIDVADTQRVVDDLIRDGVTGVIALGTVGENNSLEFDEKVEVLTGIVEAVAGRVPVITGVSEYDVRRASRWAQQAEKIGADGLMLLPPMVYVPQPHELVAHFKGVADSTGLPIMLYNNPPAYRTQITAEVLEALVDVKNIVAVKESAPDSRRFTDVKNACGDRFVLFAGLDDVALEGLYLGAQGWVSGLTNAFPRESVELVNAFQRGDHAKALEIYRWFMPLLHLDAEHDLVQSIKLAEQVMGRGSERVLPPRQPLVGARRAEVIAMVEKAAATRPVLADPVVA is encoded by the coding sequence ATGTCAATTGATTGGAAGGGCGTTTTCCCGGCCGTTACCACGCAGGTGCGCGAGGATCTGTCGATCGACGTCGCCGATACGCAGCGCGTCGTGGACGATCTTATTCGTGACGGCGTGACGGGTGTCATCGCCCTTGGCACGGTGGGCGAGAACAACTCGCTGGAATTCGACGAGAAGGTCGAAGTCCTGACCGGCATCGTCGAGGCCGTGGCCGGGCGCGTTCCGGTCATCACCGGCGTTTCGGAATACGACGTGCGCCGCGCCTCGCGCTGGGCCCAGCAGGCCGAAAAGATCGGCGCGGACGGCCTCATGTTGCTGCCGCCCATGGTCTACGTGCCCCAGCCGCACGAGCTGGTCGCCCACTTCAAGGGCGTCGCCGACAGCACCGGCCTGCCGATCATGCTCTACAACAACCCGCCCGCCTACCGCACACAGATCACCGCCGAGGTGCTCGAGGCGCTGGTCGATGTGAAGAACATCGTCGCGGTCAAGGAATCGGCCCCCGACAGCCGCCGCTTCACCGACGTGAAGAACGCGTGCGGCGATCGCTTCGTGCTCTTCGCCGGGCTCGACGACGTGGCGCTCGAAGGTCTGTACCTGGGCGCGCAGGGCTGGGTCTCGGGCCTCACCAACGCCTTCCCGCGCGAATCGGTGGAACTGGTCAACGCCTTCCAGCGCGGCGACCACGCCAAGGCGCTGGAGATCTACCGCTGGTTCATGCCGCTCCTGCACCTCGATGCCGAACATGACCTCGTCCAGTCGATCAAGCTGGCCGAGCAGGTCATGGGCCGTGGGTCCGAGCGTGTCCTGCCTCCGCGCCAGCCGCTGGTCGGCGCACGCCGCGCCGAGGTGATCGCGATGGTCGAGAAGGCAGCCGCGACGCGGCCCGTGCTCGCCGATCCCGTCGTCGCCTGA
- a CDS encoding TonB-dependent receptor, whose product MTSAMTLVAMASAPMVAHAAAPAETEDASSLEGDDPIIVNGVRGAVEEATEKKRNSKQIVDSVVAEDVGKLPDNNVVEALARVTGVQIDRARGQGQSVTIRGLSEIQTTVNGNQTNLGDGRSLNLADIPAELLKQVDVYKTRSADQVEGGIAGTVNVELRRPFDLEDGWTIAGSVRGSYDDISEKVSPYGSLLLANRFDTGIGEIGFLVNASWTRTIYRENYIESESPFERELDDGSIGIIPYRAYYGLENGNTKRPSINGVLQWKPTDNLEFVLEGGYIGSREKRALERLYVQDMQVQDLSNVVMMDDGRTIASATVSNANGLPAGIDTQYNSFHSNLYTTNFEANWHSDRVTLHGSVQYNWSNEGNYFVETILRPENLTSADVNFNSDIYGRGAPSISFNDVDLTDPSQYVVDRFQDNRGGSNNKEFAAQADMTIELGDNGFLRTLQVGGRYNQRKVDRYYGYRDGFPRVDGTFAPFETFPGFGDASMVGPDIGGSSMEWLRIPGAITRANVAEIRQYIQEYDPGNAQRFSSLYPPSDQGQTFESNEKNFAAYAQVNYGFELAGIPIDGLAGARFTNTWGSSTSYNYRPGNEDNGWLDIVQVSPGKGNYSAILPTATAILHFDPKVQLRLSYSTNVFRPSFYDSRPFYFAETRSTPPIVFAGNPSLKQQREHSFDASAEYYFGRGGQISLAGYYKKASNFLYYDRNDADAEEMLSYGIDLADYDSDFGYVEMQRNAGDGTFIGLEGTVQTFFDFAPGILKNFGVSLNASHIFKARIEYPYPEDFPGAFDSPNTSKWTANAALFYDTPQFSARVAYNYRSSYRMGIWNQNPEYSPYQDATERLDAAINYTPVKFMTLSVEASNILGNDVYRYHGNQALLPLGVRTLARTIQSSVRFRF is encoded by the coding sequence GTGACCAGCGCGATGACGCTGGTTGCCATGGCGTCGGCACCCATGGTGGCCCATGCGGCTGCTCCCGCGGAGACCGAGGACGCATCCAGCCTGGAAGGCGATGATCCGATCATCGTCAACGGCGTGCGCGGGGCGGTCGAAGAGGCCACCGAGAAGAAGCGCAACTCCAAGCAGATCGTCGACTCGGTCGTCGCCGAGGACGTGGGCAAGCTGCCCGACAACAACGTCGTCGAAGCGCTTGCCCGCGTGACCGGCGTCCAGATCGACCGCGCGCGGGGCCAGGGGCAGAGCGTCACCATTCGCGGTCTTTCCGAGATCCAGACCACGGTCAACGGCAACCAGACGAACCTGGGTGACGGGCGTTCGCTCAACCTCGCCGACATCCCGGCCGAGCTCCTCAAGCAGGTTGACGTCTACAAGACCCGCAGCGCCGACCAGGTCGAAGGCGGCATCGCGGGTACCGTCAACGTCGAGCTGCGCCGTCCCTTCGATCTGGAGGATGGCTGGACCATCGCGGGCAGCGTGCGCGGGTCCTACGACGACATTTCCGAGAAGGTCAGCCCCTATGGCTCGCTGCTGCTGGCCAACCGCTTCGACACCGGCATCGGCGAGATCGGCTTCCTCGTGAACGCCTCGTGGACGCGCACGATCTACCGCGAGAACTACATCGAGAGCGAATCGCCCTTCGAGCGTGAACTGGACGATGGCTCCATCGGGATCATCCCCTACCGCGCCTACTATGGGCTGGAGAACGGCAACACCAAGCGCCCCTCGATCAATGGCGTGCTGCAGTGGAAGCCCACCGACAACCTCGAGTTCGTCCTCGAGGGCGGCTACATCGGCTCGCGCGAGAAGCGCGCGCTCGAACGCCTCTATGTGCAGGACATGCAGGTTCAGGACCTGAGCAACGTGGTGATGATGGACGACGGGCGCACGATCGCCTCGGCCACGGTGAGCAACGCGAACGGCCTGCCTGCGGGTATCGACACGCAGTACAACTCGTTCCACTCCAACCTCTACACCACCAACTTCGAGGCCAACTGGCACTCGGACCGCGTGACGCTGCACGGCAGCGTCCAGTACAACTGGTCGAACGAGGGCAACTACTTCGTCGAGACGATCCTGCGGCCCGAGAACCTGACCTCGGCCGACGTCAACTTCAATTCGGACATCTATGGTCGCGGCGCGCCCTCGATTTCCTTCAACGACGTGGATCTGACCGATCCCTCGCAGTACGTCGTCGACCGCTTCCAGGACAACCGCGGCGGTTCGAACAACAAGGAATTCGCCGCCCAGGCCGACATGACGATCGAGCTGGGTGACAACGGCTTCCTGCGCACGCTGCAGGTCGGTGGCCGTTACAACCAGCGCAAGGTCGATCGCTACTACGGCTACCGCGACGGTTTCCCGCGCGTCGATGGCACCTTCGCGCCCTTCGAGACGTTCCCGGGCTTCGGCGATGCCTCGATGGTCGGGCCCGACATCGGCGGATCGAGCATGGAATGGCTGCGCATTCCGGGCGCCATCACGCGCGCGAATGTCGCCGAGATCCGCCAGTACATCCAGGAGTACGATCCGGGCAACGCGCAGCGTTTCTCCAGCCTCTACCCGCCGAGCGACCAGGGCCAGACCTTCGAATCGAACGAGAAGAACTTCGCGGCCTACGCGCAGGTCAACTACGGGTTCGAGCTGGCCGGCATTCCCATCGACGGCCTTGCGGGCGCGCGCTTCACCAACACCTGGGGCTCGTCCACCAGCTACAACTACCGTCCGGGCAACGAGGACAACGGCTGGCTCGACATCGTCCAGGTCTCGCCGGGCAAGGGCAACTACTCTGCGATCCTGCCGACCGCGACCGCGATCCTGCACTTCGATCCCAAGGTCCAGCTGCGCCTGTCGTACAGCACCAACGTGTTCCGTCCCAGCTTCTACGATTCGCGTCCCTTCTACTTCGCCGAGACGCGCTCGACGCCGCCGATCGTCTTTGCGGGCAACCCCTCGCTCAAGCAGCAGCGTGAGCATTCGTTCGATGCGAGCGCGGAATACTACTTCGGGCGTGGCGGGCAGATCTCGCTGGCGGGTTACTACAAGAAGGCCTCGAACTTCCTGTACTATGACCGCAACGACGCGGATGCCGAGGAGATGCTCAGCTACGGCATCGACCTTGCCGACTACGACTCCGATTTCGGCTACGTCGAGATGCAGCGCAACGCGGGCGATGGCACGTTCATCGGCCTGGAAGGCACGGTGCAGACCTTCTTCGACTTTGCGCCGGGCATCCTCAAGAACTTCGGTGTGAGCCTCAATGCCAGCCATATCTTCAAGGCGCGCATCGAGTATCCCTACCCCGAGGATTTCCCCGGTGCCTTCGATTCGCCCAACACCTCGAAGTGGACCGCGAACGCCGCGCTGTTCTACGATACCCCGCAGTTCAGCGCGCGCGTGGCCTACAACTACCGCTCGTCCTACCGCATGGGTATCTGGAACCAGAATCCGGAATATTCGCCCTATCAGGACGCGACCGAGCGTCTGGACGCGGCGATCAACTACACGCCGGTGAAGTTCATGACCCTCTCGGTCGAGGCGTCGAACATCCTGGGCAACGACGTGTACCGCTACCACGGCAACCAGGCGCTGCTGCCGCTGGGCGTGCGCACACTGGCCCGCACCATCCAGTCCAGCGTGCGCTTCCGCTTCTGA